A section of the Citrus sinensis cultivar Valencia sweet orange chromosome 8, DVS_A1.0, whole genome shotgun sequence genome encodes:
- the LOC102615642 gene encoding protein DETOXIFICATION 46, chloroplastic-like yields MQVKTFANHFVSSPNSRLKLLSQSLTSCSKTFLISTTLQWHSSLLPSGLCVFAPKDHRKRFITTCISSSQEFASENDISNTSVSLSEEKEEEKAVEVKTEGLADQSIWNQIKEIMKFTGPATGLWICGPLMSLIDTAVIGQGSSLELAALGPGTVLCDNMSYIFMFLSIATSNLVATSLTKQDKNEVQHQISVLLFVGLACGFSMLIFTKFFGMQALFAFTGSKNVHILPAANKYVQIRGLAWPAVLTGWVAQSASLGMKDSWGPLKALVVASAVNGIGDIVLCRFLGYGIAGAAWATMASQVIAAYMMIINLNQKGYNAFAISIPLPNELLAIFELAAPVFVMMMSKVAFFTLLTYFATSMGTITLAAHQVMIQTLMMCTVWGEPLAQTAQSFMPEFLYGMNRNLAKARMLLKSLVIIGAILGVLLAIVGTSVPWLFPNIFTPDKVIVQEMHKVLVAYFVALIVTPAILSLEGTLLAGRDLKFVSFSMSGCFSLGALALLLVSGKGYGLPGCWYVLVGFQWTRFFLAFQRLLSPTGILFSENVSKHQLEKLKAA; encoded by the exons ATGCAAGTCAAAACTTTTGCTAACCACTTTGTTTCTTCTCCAAATTCCAGGCTGAAACTGCTCTCTCAATCTTTAACCTCTTGCAGCAAAACATTTCTCATTTCAACTACCCTCCAATGGCACAGCTCTCTTTTACCCTCAGGACTATGCGTTTTTGCACCAAAAGATCATCGGAAAAGATTTATAACTACTTGCATCAGCTCAAGCCAAGAATTTGCAAGTGAAAACGACATTAGCAATACTTCAGTTTCTTTatcagaagaaaaagaagaagagaaagcaGTGGAGGTAAAGACAGAGGGATTGGCTGATCAGAGTATATGGaatcaaataaaagagatTATGAAGTTTACAGGACCAGCCACGGGGCTTTGGATTTGTGGGCCATTGATGAGTCTCATTGACACTGCTGTTATTGGTCAAGGAAGCTCTCTTGAGCTTGCTGCTTTAG GCCCTGGAACTGTTTTATGTGACAACATGAGCTATATATTTATGTTCCTCTCTATTGCAACTTCAAATTTGGTTGCCACATCGCTTACCAAACAG GATAAAAATGAAGTGCAACATCAAATTTCTGTCTTGCTCTTTGTTGGATTGGCTTGTGGCTTCTCGATGcttatatttacaaaattttttggaATGCAGGCACtatttg CTTTTACTGGGTCCAAGAATGTTCATATTCTACCAGCAGCAAACAAATATGTTCag ATACGAGGCTTAGCATGGCCTGCTGTTCTTACAGGCTGGGTTGCTCAAAGTGCAAG TCTTGGCATGAAAGATTCCTGGGGACCTTTAAAGGCCTTGGTGGTTGCCAGTGCTGTAAATGGCATTGGTGATATAGTTCTTTGCCGCTTTTTAGGCTATGGTATAGCTGGTGCGGCGTGGGCAACAATGGCATCACAA GTGATTGCAGCTTATATGATGATTATTAATCTAAACCAGAAAGGATATAATGCATTTGCGATATCCATTCCGTTACCCAATGAACTTCTAGCAATATTTGAGCTTGCTGCTCCAGTGTTTGTGATGATGATGTCGAAG GTAGCTTTCTTCACTCTCCTTACATATTTTGCTACATCGATGGGAACAATCACCTTGGCTGCTCATCAG GTCATGATTCAAACTCTCATGATGTGTACTGTATGGGGTGAGCCTCTAGCTCAAACAGCGCAATCGTTTATGCCTGAGTTCTTATATGGGATGAATCGAAATTTGGCAAAA GCACGGATGCTGCTAAAGTCACTTGTAATCATTGGTGCTATACTTGGAGTATTGTTAGCGATTGTTGGAACATCTGTTCCTTGGTTGTTTCCCAACATTTTTACGCCTGATAAGGTGATCGTACAAGAG ATGCACAAAGTACTGGTAGCATACTTTGTGGCTTTAATCGTGACACCAGCCATTCTGAGTCTTGAGGGAACGCTGCTA GCTGGACGAGATCTAAAATTCGTTAGTTTCTCTATGAGCGGATGTTTTTCATTGGGAGCTCTAGCACTACTG CTTGTGAGCGGTAAGGGATATGGGTTGCCTGGCTGCTGGTATGTACTTGTAGGATTTCAGTGG ACTCGATTTTTCCTCGCCTTCCAACGCCTTCTTTCTCCGACTGGTATACTTTTCTCCGAAAATGTAAGCAagcatcaactggagaagctGAAAGCTGCTTAG
- the LOC102616136 gene encoding uncharacterized protein LOC102616136 isoform X4, with protein MATTMSFLLRPLCISTASAILSKCQLRKPHLTSIPTRRFFFSHNFSSLTLTPTTVTTKAFTPTLSSPQPQDQQEEREQEPETVVENEIQESETEEEHKTEEEKKTVVVGSEAVEEVKSPSRSPLPLPKLTVKEKKELASYAHSLGKKLKCQLVGKSGVTDGVVTSFIETLEANELLKIKIHRTCPGELEDVVKQLEEATGSVVVSQIGQTVIIYRPSLTKMKLEEKKQQARRVYKAEVSRLSGRRRRGSSRFSSRASD; from the exons ATGGCGACAACAATGAGTTTCCTGTTGAGACCCCTCTGCATATCCACGGCCTCCGCAATCCTCTCAAAATGCCAACTCCGTAAACCCCACCTCACTTCTATCCCCACTCGTCGGTTCTTCTTCTCTCACAATTTCTCCTCTCTGACTCTCACACCCACAACAGTCACTACTAAAGCCTTCACCCCAACTCTCTCTTCCCCACAACCGCAGGACCAACAAGAAGAGCGAGAACAAGAGCCAGAGACAGTTGTTGAAAATGAGATTCAAGAATCTGAAACTGAAGAAGAACACAAAACAGAGGAGGAAAAGAAGACGGTTGTTGTTGGCAGTGAGGCGGTGGAGGAGGTGAAGTCTCCGTCGCGGTCGCCGTTACCGTTACCGAAGTTGACtgtgaaagagaagaaagaattgGCGTCTTATGCCCACAGCTTGGGGAAGAAGCTCAAGTGTCAGCTGGTGGGAAAGAGTGGCGTTACTGATGGCGTTGTGACTTCTTTCATTGAGACTCTTGAGGCCAATGAGCTCCTGAAG attaaaattcaccGGACCTGTCCTGGGGAGCTAGAAGACGTGGTGAAGCAATTGGAGGAAGCAACTGGTTCTGTTGTAGTTAGTCAAATTGGTCAGACTGTCATTATATACAGGCCTAGTCTCACGAAAATGAAGTTAGAGGAGAAGAAGCAACAAGCTCGTAGAGTTTAT AAAGCAGAAGTTTCTCGACTTTCTGGACGACGGCGCAGGGGGAGTAGCCGATTCTCATCTCGTGCCTCTGATTAG
- the LOC102616136 gene encoding uncharacterized protein LOC102616136 isoform X2, with protein MATTMSFLLRPLCISTASAILSKCQLRKPHLTSIPTRRFFFSHNFSSLTLTPTTVTTKAFTPTLSSPQPQDQQEEREQEPETVVENEIQESETEEEHKTEEEKKTVVVGSEAVEEVKSPSRSPLPLPKLTVKEKKELASYAHSLGKKLKCQLVGKSGVTDGVVTSFIETLEANELLKIKIHRTCPGELEDVVKQLEEATGSVVVSQIGQTVIIYRPSLTKMKLEEKKQQARRVYVRKESKLKPLLLKAEVSRLSGRRRRGSSRFSSRASD; from the exons ATGGCGACAACAATGAGTTTCCTGTTGAGACCCCTCTGCATATCCACGGCCTCCGCAATCCTCTCAAAATGCCAACTCCGTAAACCCCACCTCACTTCTATCCCCACTCGTCGGTTCTTCTTCTCTCACAATTTCTCCTCTCTGACTCTCACACCCACAACAGTCACTACTAAAGCCTTCACCCCAACTCTCTCTTCCCCACAACCGCAGGACCAACAAGAAGAGCGAGAACAAGAGCCAGAGACAGTTGTTGAAAATGAGATTCAAGAATCTGAAACTGAAGAAGAACACAAAACAGAGGAGGAAAAGAAGACGGTTGTTGTTGGCAGTGAGGCGGTGGAGGAGGTGAAGTCTCCGTCGCGGTCGCCGTTACCGTTACCGAAGTTGACtgtgaaagagaagaaagaattgGCGTCTTATGCCCACAGCTTGGGGAAGAAGCTCAAGTGTCAGCTGGTGGGAAAGAGTGGCGTTACTGATGGCGTTGTGACTTCTTTCATTGAGACTCTTGAGGCCAATGAGCTCCTGAAG attaaaattcaccGGACCTGTCCTGGGGAGCTAGAAGACGTGGTGAAGCAATTGGAGGAAGCAACTGGTTCTGTTGTAGTTAGTCAAATTGGTCAGACTGTCATTATATACAGGCCTAGTCTCACGAAAATGAAGTTAGAGGAGAAGAAGCAACAAGCTCGTAGAGTTTATGTGagaaaagaatcaaaattgaaGCCCTTATTGCTG AAAGCAGAAGTTTCTCGACTTTCTGGACGACGGCGCAGGGGGAGTAGCCGATTCTCATCTCGTGCCTCTGATTAG
- the LOC102616136 gene encoding uncharacterized protein LOC102616136 isoform X3 encodes MATTMSFLLRPLCISTASAILSKCQLRKPHLTSIPTRRFFFSHNFSSLTLTPTTVTTKAFTPTLSSPQPQDQQEEREQEPETVVENEIQESETEEEHKTEEEKKTVVVGSEAVEEVKSPSRSPLPLPKLTVKEKKELASYAHSLGKKLKCQLVGKSGVTDGVVTSFIETLEANELLKIKIHRTCPGELEDVVKQLEEATGSVVVSQIGQTVIIYRPSLTKMKLEEKKQQARRVYKKAEVSRLSGRRRRGSSRFSSRASD; translated from the exons ATGGCGACAACAATGAGTTTCCTGTTGAGACCCCTCTGCATATCCACGGCCTCCGCAATCCTCTCAAAATGCCAACTCCGTAAACCCCACCTCACTTCTATCCCCACTCGTCGGTTCTTCTTCTCTCACAATTTCTCCTCTCTGACTCTCACACCCACAACAGTCACTACTAAAGCCTTCACCCCAACTCTCTCTTCCCCACAACCGCAGGACCAACAAGAAGAGCGAGAACAAGAGCCAGAGACAGTTGTTGAAAATGAGATTCAAGAATCTGAAACTGAAGAAGAACACAAAACAGAGGAGGAAAAGAAGACGGTTGTTGTTGGCAGTGAGGCGGTGGAGGAGGTGAAGTCTCCGTCGCGGTCGCCGTTACCGTTACCGAAGTTGACtgtgaaagagaagaaagaattgGCGTCTTATGCCCACAGCTTGGGGAAGAAGCTCAAGTGTCAGCTGGTGGGAAAGAGTGGCGTTACTGATGGCGTTGTGACTTCTTTCATTGAGACTCTTGAGGCCAATGAGCTCCTGAAG attaaaattcaccGGACCTGTCCTGGGGAGCTAGAAGACGTGGTGAAGCAATTGGAGGAAGCAACTGGTTCTGTTGTAGTTAGTCAAATTGGTCAGACTGTCATTATATACAGGCCTAGTCTCACGAAAATGAAGTTAGAGGAGAAGAAGCAACAAGCTCGTAGAGTTTAT AAGAAAGCAGAAGTTTCTCGACTTTCTGGACGACGGCGCAGGGGGAGTAGCCGATTCTCATCTCGTGCCTCTGATTAG
- the LOC102616136 gene encoding uncharacterized protein LOC102616136 isoform X1, translating into MATTMSFLLRPLCISTASAILSKCQLRKPHLTSIPTRRFFFSHNFSSLTLTPTTVTTKAFTPTLSSPQPQDQQEEREQEPETVVENEIQESETEEEHKTEEEKKTVVVGSEAVEEVKSPSRSPLPLPKLTVKEKKELASYAHSLGKKLKCQLVGKSGVTDGVVTSFIETLEANELLKIKIHRTCPGELEDVVKQLEEATGSVVVSQIGQTVIIYRPSLTKMKLEEKKQQARRVYVRKESKLKPLLLKKAEVSRLSGRRRRGSSRFSSRASD; encoded by the exons ATGGCGACAACAATGAGTTTCCTGTTGAGACCCCTCTGCATATCCACGGCCTCCGCAATCCTCTCAAAATGCCAACTCCGTAAACCCCACCTCACTTCTATCCCCACTCGTCGGTTCTTCTTCTCTCACAATTTCTCCTCTCTGACTCTCACACCCACAACAGTCACTACTAAAGCCTTCACCCCAACTCTCTCTTCCCCACAACCGCAGGACCAACAAGAAGAGCGAGAACAAGAGCCAGAGACAGTTGTTGAAAATGAGATTCAAGAATCTGAAACTGAAGAAGAACACAAAACAGAGGAGGAAAAGAAGACGGTTGTTGTTGGCAGTGAGGCGGTGGAGGAGGTGAAGTCTCCGTCGCGGTCGCCGTTACCGTTACCGAAGTTGACtgtgaaagagaagaaagaattgGCGTCTTATGCCCACAGCTTGGGGAAGAAGCTCAAGTGTCAGCTGGTGGGAAAGAGTGGCGTTACTGATGGCGTTGTGACTTCTTTCATTGAGACTCTTGAGGCCAATGAGCTCCTGAAG attaaaattcaccGGACCTGTCCTGGGGAGCTAGAAGACGTGGTGAAGCAATTGGAGGAAGCAACTGGTTCTGTTGTAGTTAGTCAAATTGGTCAGACTGTCATTATATACAGGCCTAGTCTCACGAAAATGAAGTTAGAGGAGAAGAAGCAACAAGCTCGTAGAGTTTATGTGagaaaagaatcaaaattgaaGCCCTTATTGCTG AAGAAAGCAGAAGTTTCTCGACTTTCTGGACGACGGCGCAGGGGGAGTAGCCGATTCTCATCTCGTGCCTCTGATTAG